The following proteins come from a genomic window of Anopheles ziemanni chromosome 3, idAnoZiCoDA_A2_x.2, whole genome shotgun sequence:
- the LOC131283999 gene encoding choline transporter-like 2 isoform X3, whose amino-acid sequence MGICCGSSERVVKPSDEDIQHPAETEPLKYDPNFRGPLSKRSCTDLPCLLLFIAFLGAWGFVAHYAVQHGDLNRLLVPIDSDGRKCGIDSEVQDAPYLVFFNITECAKIEVPISGCKTTQVCVNECPTENIDFDIQSCNNAVFSQFREKLVCKTSVNKGDMKTCQDIQKKIGEDLCAQFIRKSTSFSKRCIPDVGTFANGARNIQQSLDEAIKNLKLFIGTSQMIVEDILQSWPIIVGFIGISVLASLILITMLRWIAKPLVWISIIGVIAALSYGVYYSYREYKIIIANPTDSHVNVSPNLSSLINSWFKSDQTWLIILIVLSVFLVILLLVVLVLRKRIVIAIALIKEGSKAVSACYTSVFFPIAPWLLQAAVLVFSLVVLLFLASIGDPVYKIAGLNSSSCVCNNGYKEGDLCDPIVFNEKCSNRNDQTRCLEAACRFMEVKTPQIVGYYHALNVLGFFWGICFVSAFSEMVLAFTFATWYWTKPKARVPFFVMTRGIMLTLFYHLGTLAFGSLIIAICKIIRACLEYVDHKLKGYDNGVTRAILCCCRCFFWCLENFLKFLNQNAYIMCAIYGKNFCSSAKDAFSLLTRNVLRVIALDKVMGFLFFLSKLVLSCGMASVTYVLFESDILPTTLNFSFVPAVLVFIGTFIIASIFFSVYSVAVDTLFLCFLEDSERNDGSPERPFYMSKGLLKILGKKNVPTKSQPN is encoded by the exons ATGGGCATTTGTTGTGGCAGTTCAGAACGAGTTGTAAAACCTTCTGATGAAGATATTCAACATCCTGCAGAAA CCGAGCCTCTTAAATATGACCCAAACTTCAGAGGTCCACTTTCAAAGCGCTCCTGCACGGATCTTCCTTGTCTTCTTCTGTTCATCGCATTTCTTGGAGCTTGGGGTTTTGTAGCTCATTATG cCGTACAACATGGTGACCTCAACCGTCTACTTGTGCCAATTGATTCGGATGGACGAAAATGCGGAATTGACAGTGAAGTTCAAGATGCGCCGTATCTCGTATTCTTCAACATTACCGAATGTGCCAAAATCGAAGTGCCCATTTCCGGATGTAAAACAACGCAG GTTTGCGTCAATGAGTGTCCAACGGAAAATATTGATTTCGATATCCAAAGCTGTAACAATGCTGTATTCAGTCAATTTCGCGAAAAGCTTGTTTGCAAAACTAGTGTGAACAAAGGCGATATGAAAACGTGTCAAGacatacaaaagaaaattggCGAGGACCTCTGTGCACAATTTATTCGAAAGAGTACTTCAT TTTCGAAACGATGTATTCCCGATGTGGGCACTTTCGCTAATGGGGCTCGTAATATTCAGCAATCGCTAGATGAGGCGataaaaaatttgaaactcTTCATTGGG aCCAGTCAAATGATCGTTGAAGATATTCTTCAGTCATGGCCGATAATAGTAGGATTCATAGGAATTTCGGTGCTCGCCAGCTTAATTCTTATTACGATGCTCCGTTGGATAGCGAAACCATTGGTGTGGATATCGATCATTGGTGTTATAGCAGCACTCAGCTATGGTGTCTACTACAGCTATCGAGAGTATAAAATAATCATCGCCAACCCGACGGATTCGCACGTTAATGTGTCTCCAAATTTAAGCTCGTTGATTAATTCCTGGTTCAAATCCGATCAGACGTGGCTCATCATACTGATAGTATTGTCAGTATTTTTGGTTATTTTGCTGTTAGTTGTGCTTGTTCTTCGAAAACGAATCGTTATAGCCATCGCGTTGATAAAAGAGGGCAGCAA AGCTGTCAGTGCATGCTATACGTCTGTATTCTTTCCCATAGCTCCATGGTTGCTGCAAGCGGCAGTGTTGGTATTTTCTCTCGTTGTACTGCTCTTCTTGGCTTCGATAGGTGATCCAGTGTACAAAATCGCTGGACTCAACAGCTCCTCCTGTGTGTGCAACAATGGATACAAGGAGGGTGATCTATGTGATCCTATCgtcttcaatgaaaaatgctcGAATAGAAACGATCAAACTCGATGCTTGGAAGCAGCATGCCGCTTTATGGAGGTTAAAACACCGCAAATTGTTGGATATTATCAT GCGCTGAACGTATTGGGATTCTTCTGGGGTATTTGCTTCGTGTCTGCGTTTAGTGAAATGGTTTTAGCTTTCACATTTGCCACTTGGTACTGGACAAAACCAAAGGCACGAGTACCGTTTTTCGTAATGACACGTGGCATTATGCTAACACTTTTCTATCACTTAGGTACCCTAGCCTTTGGATCTCTGATCATTGCTATATGCAAGATCATACGAGCCTGTTTGGAATACGTTGATCATAAATTAAAAGGGTACGACAACGGAGTAACTAGAGCCATTCTGTGCTGTTGTCGATGTTTTTTCTGGTGTCTCGAAAACTTCCTCAAGTTCTTGAACCAGAACGCGTACATCATGTGTGCAATTTACGGGAAAAATTTTTGCTCCAGTGCCAAGGACGCATTCAGTCTACTGACTCGAAACGTGTTACGTGTAATAGCGCTGGATAAAGTCatgggatttttgtttttcctttccaagcTGGTGCTTTCCTGTGGTATGGCTTCGGTTACATACGTACTCTTTGAAAGCGACATACTTCCAACAACACTGAACTTTTCCTTTGTACCAGCTGTGCTGGTtttcatcggaacattcatCATTGCTTCAATCTTTTTCAGTGTCTACTCTGTTGCCGTGGATACATTGTTTCTGTGTTTCT TGGAAGACAGTGAGCGTAATGATGGCAGCCCTGAACGACCGTTTTACATGTCTAAAGGACTGTTGAAGATActcggaaagaaaaacgttcccACCAAATCGCAACCAAATTAG
- the LOC131283999 gene encoding choline transporter-like 2 isoform X1: MGICCGSSERVVKPSDEDIQHPAETEPLKYDPNFRGPLSKRSCTDLPCLLLFIAFLGAWGFVAHYAVQHGDLNRLLVPIDSDGRKCGIDSEVQDAPYLVFFNITECAKIEVPISGCKTTQVCVNECPTENIDFDIQSCNNAVFSQFREKLVCKTSVNKGDMKTCQDIQKKIGEDLCAQFIRKSTSLANRCISNIDKECPRESKKIQTCKEKLEIGNILQENPSKLESFLAKYVNNLVSFLTNGKVFHKTSQMIVEDILQSWPIIVGFIGISVLASLILITMLRWIAKPLVWISIIGVIAALSYGVYYSYREYKIIIANPTDSHVNVSPNLSSLINSWFKSDQTWLIILIVLSVFLVILLLVVLVLRKRIVIAIALIKEGSKAVSACYTSVFFPIAPWLLQAAVLVFSLVVLLFLASIGDPVYKIAGLNSSSCVCNNGYKEGDLCDPIVFNEKCSNRNDQTRCLEAACRFMEVKTPQIVGYYHALNVLGFFWGICFVSAFSEMVLAFTFATWYWTKPKARVPFFVMTRGIMLTLFYHLGTLAFGSLIIAICKIIRACLEYVDHKLKGYDNGVTRAILCCCRCFFWCLENFLKFLNQNAYIMCAIYGKNFCSSAKDAFSLLTRNVLRVIALDKVMGFLFFLSKLVLSCGMASVTYVLFESDILPTTLNFSFVPAVLVFIGTFIIASIFFSVYSVAVDTLFLCFLEDSERNDGSPERPFYMSKGLLKILGKKNVPTKSQPN; this comes from the exons ATGGGCATTTGTTGTGGCAGTTCAGAACGAGTTGTAAAACCTTCTGATGAAGATATTCAACATCCTGCAGAAA CCGAGCCTCTTAAATATGACCCAAACTTCAGAGGTCCACTTTCAAAGCGCTCCTGCACGGATCTTCCTTGTCTTCTTCTGTTCATCGCATTTCTTGGAGCTTGGGGTTTTGTAGCTCATTATG cCGTACAACATGGTGACCTCAACCGTCTACTTGTGCCAATTGATTCGGATGGACGAAAATGCGGAATTGACAGTGAAGTTCAAGATGCGCCGTATCTCGTATTCTTCAACATTACCGAATGTGCCAAAATCGAAGTGCCCATTTCCGGATGTAAAACAACGCAG GTTTGCGTCAATGAGTGTCCAACGGAAAATATTGATTTCGATATCCAAAGCTGTAACAATGCTGTATTCAGTCAATTTCGCGAAAAGCTTGTTTGCAAAACTAGTGTGAACAAAGGCGATATGAAAACGTGTCAAGacatacaaaagaaaattggCGAGGACCTCTGTGCACAATTTATTCGAAAGAGTACTTCAT TGGCAAACCGGTGTATATCTAACATAGACAAGGAATGCCCACGAGAATCTAAAAAAATACAGACATGCAAGGAAAAACTGGAAATTGGCAATATTTTGCAAGAAAACCCTAGCAAGCTGGAATCATTTTTGGCAAAATACGTCAATAACCTCGTTTCTTTCCTAACAAATGGCAAAGTGTTCCATAAG aCCAGTCAAATGATCGTTGAAGATATTCTTCAGTCATGGCCGATAATAGTAGGATTCATAGGAATTTCGGTGCTCGCCAGCTTAATTCTTATTACGATGCTCCGTTGGATAGCGAAACCATTGGTGTGGATATCGATCATTGGTGTTATAGCAGCACTCAGCTATGGTGTCTACTACAGCTATCGAGAGTATAAAATAATCATCGCCAACCCGACGGATTCGCACGTTAATGTGTCTCCAAATTTAAGCTCGTTGATTAATTCCTGGTTCAAATCCGATCAGACGTGGCTCATCATACTGATAGTATTGTCAGTATTTTTGGTTATTTTGCTGTTAGTTGTGCTTGTTCTTCGAAAACGAATCGTTATAGCCATCGCGTTGATAAAAGAGGGCAGCAA AGCTGTCAGTGCATGCTATACGTCTGTATTCTTTCCCATAGCTCCATGGTTGCTGCAAGCGGCAGTGTTGGTATTTTCTCTCGTTGTACTGCTCTTCTTGGCTTCGATAGGTGATCCAGTGTACAAAATCGCTGGACTCAACAGCTCCTCCTGTGTGTGCAACAATGGATACAAGGAGGGTGATCTATGTGATCCTATCgtcttcaatgaaaaatgctcGAATAGAAACGATCAAACTCGATGCTTGGAAGCAGCATGCCGCTTTATGGAGGTTAAAACACCGCAAATTGTTGGATATTATCAT GCGCTGAACGTATTGGGATTCTTCTGGGGTATTTGCTTCGTGTCTGCGTTTAGTGAAATGGTTTTAGCTTTCACATTTGCCACTTGGTACTGGACAAAACCAAAGGCACGAGTACCGTTTTTCGTAATGACACGTGGCATTATGCTAACACTTTTCTATCACTTAGGTACCCTAGCCTTTGGATCTCTGATCATTGCTATATGCAAGATCATACGAGCCTGTTTGGAATACGTTGATCATAAATTAAAAGGGTACGACAACGGAGTAACTAGAGCCATTCTGTGCTGTTGTCGATGTTTTTTCTGGTGTCTCGAAAACTTCCTCAAGTTCTTGAACCAGAACGCGTACATCATGTGTGCAATTTACGGGAAAAATTTTTGCTCCAGTGCCAAGGACGCATTCAGTCTACTGACTCGAAACGTGTTACGTGTAATAGCGCTGGATAAAGTCatgggatttttgtttttcctttccaagcTGGTGCTTTCCTGTGGTATGGCTTCGGTTACATACGTACTCTTTGAAAGCGACATACTTCCAACAACACTGAACTTTTCCTTTGTACCAGCTGTGCTGGTtttcatcggaacattcatCATTGCTTCAATCTTTTTCAGTGTCTACTCTGTTGCCGTGGATACATTGTTTCTGTGTTTCT TGGAAGACAGTGAGCGTAATGATGGCAGCCCTGAACGACCGTTTTACATGTCTAAAGGACTGTTGAAGATActcggaaagaaaaacgttcccACCAAATCGCAACCAAATTAG
- the LOC131283999 gene encoding choline transporter-like 2 isoform X2 yields MACCGSENKGTAEPLKYDPNFRGPLSKRSCTDLPCLLLFIAFLGAWGFVAHYAVQHGDLNRLLVPIDSDGRKCGIDSEVQDAPYLVFFNITECAKIEVPISGCKTTQVCVNECPTENIDFDIQSCNNAVFSQFREKLVCKTSVNKGDMKTCQDIQKKIGEDLCAQFIRKSTSLANRCISNIDKECPRESKKIQTCKEKLEIGNILQENPSKLESFLAKYVNNLVSFLTNGKVFHKTSQMIVEDILQSWPIIVGFIGISVLASLILITMLRWIAKPLVWISIIGVIAALSYGVYYSYREYKIIIANPTDSHVNVSPNLSSLINSWFKSDQTWLIILIVLSVFLVILLLVVLVLRKRIVIAIALIKEGSKAVSACYTSVFFPIAPWLLQAAVLVFSLVVLLFLASIGDPVYKIAGLNSSSCVCNNGYKEGDLCDPIVFNEKCSNRNDQTRCLEAACRFMEVKTPQIVGYYHALNVLGFFWGICFVSAFSEMVLAFTFATWYWTKPKARVPFFVMTRGIMLTLFYHLGTLAFGSLIIAICKIIRACLEYVDHKLKGYDNGVTRAILCCCRCFFWCLENFLKFLNQNAYIMCAIYGKNFCSSAKDAFSLLTRNVLRVIALDKVMGFLFFLSKLVLSCGMASVTYVLFESDILPTTLNFSFVPAVLVFIGTFIIASIFFSVYSVAVDTLFLCFLEDSERNDGSPERPFYMSKGLLKILGKKNVPTKSQPN; encoded by the exons ATGGCTTGCTGTGGGAGCGAAAATAAAGGCACAG CCGAGCCTCTTAAATATGACCCAAACTTCAGAGGTCCACTTTCAAAGCGCTCCTGCACGGATCTTCCTTGTCTTCTTCTGTTCATCGCATTTCTTGGAGCTTGGGGTTTTGTAGCTCATTATG cCGTACAACATGGTGACCTCAACCGTCTACTTGTGCCAATTGATTCGGATGGACGAAAATGCGGAATTGACAGTGAAGTTCAAGATGCGCCGTATCTCGTATTCTTCAACATTACCGAATGTGCCAAAATCGAAGTGCCCATTTCCGGATGTAAAACAACGCAG GTTTGCGTCAATGAGTGTCCAACGGAAAATATTGATTTCGATATCCAAAGCTGTAACAATGCTGTATTCAGTCAATTTCGCGAAAAGCTTGTTTGCAAAACTAGTGTGAACAAAGGCGATATGAAAACGTGTCAAGacatacaaaagaaaattggCGAGGACCTCTGTGCACAATTTATTCGAAAGAGTACTTCAT TGGCAAACCGGTGTATATCTAACATAGACAAGGAATGCCCACGAGAATCTAAAAAAATACAGACATGCAAGGAAAAACTGGAAATTGGCAATATTTTGCAAGAAAACCCTAGCAAGCTGGAATCATTTTTGGCAAAATACGTCAATAACCTCGTTTCTTTCCTAACAAATGGCAAAGTGTTCCATAAG aCCAGTCAAATGATCGTTGAAGATATTCTTCAGTCATGGCCGATAATAGTAGGATTCATAGGAATTTCGGTGCTCGCCAGCTTAATTCTTATTACGATGCTCCGTTGGATAGCGAAACCATTGGTGTGGATATCGATCATTGGTGTTATAGCAGCACTCAGCTATGGTGTCTACTACAGCTATCGAGAGTATAAAATAATCATCGCCAACCCGACGGATTCGCACGTTAATGTGTCTCCAAATTTAAGCTCGTTGATTAATTCCTGGTTCAAATCCGATCAGACGTGGCTCATCATACTGATAGTATTGTCAGTATTTTTGGTTATTTTGCTGTTAGTTGTGCTTGTTCTTCGAAAACGAATCGTTATAGCCATCGCGTTGATAAAAGAGGGCAGCAA AGCTGTCAGTGCATGCTATACGTCTGTATTCTTTCCCATAGCTCCATGGTTGCTGCAAGCGGCAGTGTTGGTATTTTCTCTCGTTGTACTGCTCTTCTTGGCTTCGATAGGTGATCCAGTGTACAAAATCGCTGGACTCAACAGCTCCTCCTGTGTGTGCAACAATGGATACAAGGAGGGTGATCTATGTGATCCTATCgtcttcaatgaaaaatgctcGAATAGAAACGATCAAACTCGATGCTTGGAAGCAGCATGCCGCTTTATGGAGGTTAAAACACCGCAAATTGTTGGATATTATCAT GCGCTGAACGTATTGGGATTCTTCTGGGGTATTTGCTTCGTGTCTGCGTTTAGTGAAATGGTTTTAGCTTTCACATTTGCCACTTGGTACTGGACAAAACCAAAGGCACGAGTACCGTTTTTCGTAATGACACGTGGCATTATGCTAACACTTTTCTATCACTTAGGTACCCTAGCCTTTGGATCTCTGATCATTGCTATATGCAAGATCATACGAGCCTGTTTGGAATACGTTGATCATAAATTAAAAGGGTACGACAACGGAGTAACTAGAGCCATTCTGTGCTGTTGTCGATGTTTTTTCTGGTGTCTCGAAAACTTCCTCAAGTTCTTGAACCAGAACGCGTACATCATGTGTGCAATTTACGGGAAAAATTTTTGCTCCAGTGCCAAGGACGCATTCAGTCTACTGACTCGAAACGTGTTACGTGTAATAGCGCTGGATAAAGTCatgggatttttgtttttcctttccaagcTGGTGCTTTCCTGTGGTATGGCTTCGGTTACATACGTACTCTTTGAAAGCGACATACTTCCAACAACACTGAACTTTTCCTTTGTACCAGCTGTGCTGGTtttcatcggaacattcatCATTGCTTCAATCTTTTTCAGTGTCTACTCTGTTGCCGTGGATACATTGTTTCTGTGTTTCT TGGAAGACAGTGAGCGTAATGATGGCAGCCCTGAACGACCGTTTTACATGTCTAAAGGACTGTTGAAGATActcggaaagaaaaacgttcccACCAAATCGCAACCAAATTAG